A portion of the Terriglobia bacterium genome contains these proteins:
- a CDS encoding type II toxin-antitoxin system PemK/MazF family toxin has product MVSPAVGKVILVPFPFSDLSESKLRPAVVLADAQRGDWILCQVTSNPYGDPHVVSITDESFSHGSLRIASFARPGKLFTANSGLMLGEVGMLKADVTRQIINRIIEMLKRGMEQGETDPGTTG; this is encoded by the coding sequence ATGGTCTCACCTGCAGTCGGCAAAGTAATTCTCGTTCCCTTCCCCTTCTCCGATTTATCAGAATCCAAACTCCGTCCGGCGGTCGTCTTAGCCGATGCTCAACGAGGAGACTGGATTCTGTGCCAAGTGACCAGCAATCCCTACGGGGATCCACACGTGGTCAGCATCACGGATGAGTCTTTCAGTCACGGATCGCTGCGAATTGCGAGTTTTGCTCGACCGGGAAAACTGTTCACCGCCAACTCTGGCCTGATGCTTGGCGAAGTTGGAATGCTGAAGGCAGATGTAACCCGGCAGATCATTAACAGAATCATCGAAATGTTGAAGCGCGGTATGGAACAAGGCGAGACTGACCCCGGTACCACAGGCTAA
- a CDS encoding helix-turn-helix domain-containing protein — METTKRKRLESRGWKVGTVQEFLDLSSEETAYIEMKVALSKTFQRRRRQKKLTQQQAARLLKSSQSRVAKMEAGDPSVSLDLLVRSLLALGTPKRALGRILSS, encoded by the coding sequence ATGGAGACCACCAAAAGAAAGCGCCTTGAAAGTAGGGGCTGGAAAGTCGGCACGGTCCAGGAATTTCTGGATCTTTCCAGCGAAGAAACCGCCTACATCGAAATGAAGGTTGCTCTGAGTAAGACGTTTCAGCGGCGCCGACGCCAGAAGAAACTCACCCAACAACAAGCCGCAAGACTTCTCAAATCCAGCCAATCCAGAGTCGCCAAAATGGAGGCTGGTGACCCTTCCGTCTCTCTCGACCTCCTTGTTCGCTCATTGCTCGCCTTGGGCACTCCGAAACGAGCGCTAGGTCGAATCCTTTCCTCCTAG
- a CDS encoding type II toxin-antitoxin system RelE/ParE family toxin, which yields MEQPPKSLVWLQGEIKTPPFSRRARLEAGFLLRLLQNGERLTMPASRPMASIGPRCHELRINDENMTWRIIYRIDDDAILILDVFQKKTPSTPRWVIEACKRRARQYEE from the coding sequence ATGGAACAGCCGCCCAAGTCGCTGGTGTGGTTGCAAGGCGAAATCAAGACACCACCCTTTTCCAGGCGGGCACGGCTGGAGGCGGGATTCTTGTTGAGACTGCTCCAAAATGGCGAGCGCCTAACCATGCCCGCGTCCCGACCCATGGCTTCAATTGGACCCCGTTGCCATGAATTGCGAATCAACGATGAAAACATGACTTGGCGGATCATATACAGAATCGATGATGATGCGATCCTCATTCTGGATGTCTTTCAGAAGAAAACTCCCTCGACGCCTCGTTGGGTGATCGAGGCCTGCAAGCGCAGGGCCCGCCAGTATGAAGAATGA
- a CDS encoding site-specific integrase — MGTLRQNMIEAMKLRAFSPRTQECYVAGVASLARHFHQSPDQLDGEKIKAYVLSLTEERSLAWSSVNQAIAALRFFYLQVLGWKQVELPLPPRKKSTRLPVVLSREELERLFACARTPRDRMLLRTTYAAGLRLSEVIHLKVSDLDGARGTIRVEQGKGAKDRYSILPPRLLEELRLYWKLCHPTDRLFPSRRDPRRAMDDTAVQKIYYQAKARAGITRGHGIHTLRHCFATHLLEAGVDLRTIQLLLGHTSITTTMRYLQVRSELLKTRLNHLDLLGPSS, encoded by the coding sequence ATGGGAACTCTACGTCAGAACATGATCGAGGCGATGAAGCTGCGGGCCTTCTCGCCCCGGACTCAAGAATGCTACGTGGCAGGGGTGGCGAGCCTGGCCCGACACTTCCATCAATCCCCGGACCAGTTGGACGGGGAAAAGATCAAAGCCTATGTGCTGTCGCTCACCGAGGAGCGCAGTCTGGCCTGGAGCAGCGTGAACCAGGCCATCGCGGCCTTGCGCTTCTTCTATCTCCAGGTGCTGGGATGGAAGCAGGTCGAGCTGCCGCTTCCCCCGCGGAAAAAATCCACCCGCCTGCCGGTGGTCCTGAGCCGGGAGGAGTTGGAGCGGTTGTTTGCCTGCGCCCGCACTCCCCGCGACCGGATGCTGCTGCGCACCACCTATGCGGCCGGGTTGCGCCTCAGTGAAGTGATTCATCTCAAGGTGTCGGATCTCGACGGCGCTCGCGGCACGATCCGGGTGGAGCAGGGCAAGGGAGCCAAGGACCGTTACAGCATTCTCCCGCCCCGCCTGCTGGAAGAACTTCGCCTCTACTGGAAACTCTGTCACCCTACCGACCGGCTGTTCCCCTCCCGCCGCGATCCACGCCGCGCCATGGATGATACCGCCGTGCAGAAGATCTACTACCAGGCCAAAGCACGGGCCGGCATCACCCGCGGGCATGGCATCCACACCCTGCGGCATTGCTTTGCGACGCATTTGTTGGAGGCCGGCGTGGACCTGCGGACCATTCAGTTGCTGCTCGGCCATACCTCCATCACCACCACCATGCGCTACCTGCAGGTGCGCAGTGAACTGCTGAAGACCCGTCTGAATCATCTCGACCTGTTGGGGCCGTCGTCCTAG
- a CDS encoding IS91 family transposase — protein sequence MPPAGLGPVEGGRPLWGLADVFRLYGEAYRQAHRLPRRHLKVMRAVERCRTVALGGHLERCDGCGFERPVYNSCRNRHCPKCGSLAKARWLEARQAELLPVGYFHLVFTLPHELNRLALSNQKRLCHLLFQAASETLLEFGRTHLHGDVGFLAVLHTWDQTLGDHFHLHCLLPGGALSFDRTRWIPARPNFLFSVRALSRLFRGKFLYGLEQAWDRGWLQFPGRLVPRDEPAAFSGWLRPLRRKSWVVYAKPPFASPDTVLDYLGRYTHRVALSNHRLLSVADGRVTFSYRDRKNPTAPRSMTLEADEFIRRFLLHVLPDGFMRIRHYGFLANRSKKQHLARCRQLLGTEPPLAPAPAKATREMWRALTGVDLARCPVCRVGTLVVMGPLPAPLDSS from the coding sequence ATGCCACCTGCAGGGTTAGGCCCTGTGGAAGGAGGGAGACCCCTTTGGGGACTGGCGGATGTGTTTCGGCTCTACGGGGAGGCTTACCGTCAGGCGCATCGGCTGCCGCGCCGGCATCTGAAGGTGATGCGCGCCGTGGAGCGGTGCCGCACCGTCGCGCTGGGAGGTCATCTCGAACGCTGCGACGGGTGCGGCTTCGAGCGGCCTGTCTACAACTCCTGCCGCAATCGACACTGTCCCAAGTGCGGGTCGTTGGCCAAGGCCCGGTGGCTCGAGGCGCGTCAGGCCGAACTGCTGCCGGTCGGCTATTTCCATCTCGTCTTCACCCTCCCGCATGAACTCAATCGCCTCGCCCTCTCGAATCAGAAACGACTCTGCCACCTCTTGTTTCAAGCCGCGTCGGAAACGTTGCTGGAGTTTGGCCGCACGCACCTCCACGGGGACGTGGGCTTTCTCGCCGTGCTGCACACCTGGGACCAGACCCTGGGCGACCACTTCCATCTCCACTGCCTCCTCCCCGGCGGGGCTTTGTCCTTCGATCGGACCCGTTGGATCCCGGCACGCCCGAACTTTCTTTTTTCTGTGCGGGCGCTCAGCCGCCTCTTCCGCGGAAAGTTCCTGTACGGCTTGGAGCAGGCGTGGGACCGCGGGTGGCTGCAGTTCCCCGGTCGGCTGGTTCCCCGGGACGAGCCCGCCGCGTTCTCCGGCTGGCTTCGCCCGCTGCGCCGCAAGAGCTGGGTCGTGTATGCCAAGCCGCCGTTCGCTTCCCCCGACACCGTGCTTGACTATCTCGGCCGCTACACCCACCGCGTCGCCCTCTCCAATCATCGCCTGCTCTCCGTGGCCGACGGCCGGGTCACCTTCTCCTACCGGGATCGAAAGAATCCCACCGCGCCGCGCTCTATGACGCTCGAAGCCGACGAGTTCATTCGCCGCTTCCTGCTGCATGTGCTGCCCGACGGTTTCATGCGGATCCGTCATTACGGCTTCCTCGCCAACCGTTCCAAGAAACAACACCTGGCGCGGTGCCGCCAGTTGCTGGGGACGGAACCACCTCTCGCGCCGGCCCCTGCCAAAGCGACCCGCGAGATGTGGCGGGCCCTCACCGGCGTCGACCTCGCCCGCTGTCCGGTGTGTCGCGTCGGAACCCTCGTCGTGATGGGCCCCTTGCCGGCTCCACTGGATTCTTCATGA
- a CDS encoding ankyrin repeat domain-containing protein: MAQLDRMDFFCGSFLPVARLVYEQTYLTWSQGPVMVGYSTIHASPGYFVLGALSVLGSLIWLLANIVALLLRRITINRSASVLVACTALVLVCLAIPYSAWQTATVAVAGPGRDGSGLLVGGAHDGNARLVRLLLNHGISANDHTSDTLSPLMLAAKRGNLEVVRLLIAHGADLSEMSSEGYRAIDYADNLNHTQIVRALAEAGSPPPRRLPRIPDTSITVTP; the protein is encoded by the coding sequence ATGGCTCAACTGGACCGGATGGATTTTTTTTGCGGATCATTCCTGCCCGTGGCTCGGCTCGTCTACGAGCAGACCTACTTAACGTGGAGTCAAGGACCGGTCATGGTTGGTTATTCGACAATTCATGCATCGCCCGGCTACTTCGTCCTTGGTGCACTATCTGTGCTTGGCAGTCTAATTTGGTTGTTGGCAAATATTGTCGCGCTCTTGCTTCGGAGAATAACAATCAATCGCTCTGCCTCGGTTCTCGTTGCTTGTACCGCCCTCGTCCTTGTGTGCCTCGCCATACCATATAGTGCTTGGCAAACCGCCACTGTGGCCGTAGCAGGCCCTGGACGGGATGGAAGTGGCCTTTTGGTCGGAGGCGCCCATGATGGGAATGCTAGACTTGTAAGATTGCTGCTTAATCATGGCATAAGTGCAAATGATCATACTTCCGACACCCTTTCGCCCTTGATGCTTGCAGCTAAGCGAGGCAATCTCGAGGTCGTCAGGCTCCTAATTGCCCATGGTGCCGATCTCAGCGAGATGAGTTCCGAAGGGTATCGCGCGATCGATTATGCGGACAACTTGAATCACACCCAGATCGTAAGAGCGCTAGCGGAGGCGGGAAGTCCGCCTCCCCGGAGATTGCCACGGATTCCTGATACAAGCATTACAGTCACACCATGA
- a CDS encoding nucleotidyltransferase family protein produces MELIERKREQILEVARRHGVTRIRVFGSVARGEEGPTSDVDLLVEVGAHPSPWFPGGLVADLEELLGRRVQVVTERGLSDLLRDRVLSEAIPL; encoded by the coding sequence ATGGAACTCATCGAAAGGAAGCGGGAGCAAATCCTCGAAGTTGCCAGACGGCATGGAGTGACTCGGATTCGTGTGTTTGGTTCCGTCGCCCGAGGCGAGGAGGGCCCCACCAGCGATGTAGACCTGCTCGTCGAGGTCGGCGCCCATCCGAGTCCGTGGTTTCCCGGAGGACTGGTGGCTGACCTCGAGGAACTTTTGGGAAGGCGGGTTCAAGTGGTAACTGAGCGGGGGCTTAGCGATCTGCTTCGGGACCGAGTGCTGTCCGAAGCTATTCCTCTATGA
- a CDS encoding DUF86 domain-containing protein: MKDDRVYLKHILRCVARIEEYTRGGREMFLSTSIVQDATLRNLQTLAESTQRLSADLKSRYPNVDWRALSGFRNVLVHDYLGIDMDYVYQSIQDQIPGLKSAVQALLENLSNQR; the protein is encoded by the coding sequence ATGAAAGACGATCGAGTCTATTTGAAGCATATCCTCAGATGCGTCGCGCGCATTGAAGAGTACACGCGTGGGGGACGAGAGATGTTTTTGTCCACGTCAATTGTTCAAGACGCCACTCTACGCAATCTACAGACGCTTGCGGAGTCTACGCAACGCCTGAGCGCGGATCTGAAGTCTCGTTATCCCAACGTTGACTGGAGGGCCTTGTCCGGTTTTCGGAACGTTTTGGTTCACGATTATCTCGGCATCGACATGGATTACGTTTATCAATCGATCCAGGATCAGATTCCTGGTCTCAAATCCGCCGTTCAAGCCCTTCTTGAAAATCTCTCGAACCAACGATAA
- a CDS encoding type II toxin-antitoxin system death-on-curing family toxin, whose product MATLFVPEEIVPLIHADLLRRYGGRPGIRDRNLLDSALAQPRMTFAGRSLHRTLFEKAAAYGYHVCQNHPFVDGNKRVAFVLMDLFLQNNGWTLTASEEDAYTVMINLADGRLSKQSLAKWLKTRSTKTSG is encoded by the coding sequence ATGGCCACCCTATTCGTCCCCGAGGAAATTGTCCCCTTGATCCATGCCGATTTGCTCAGACGCTATGGCGGTCGTCCCGGCATTCGAGATCGAAATCTGCTGGATTCGGCCCTGGCACAACCGCGGATGACCTTCGCCGGACGGTCGCTCCACCGGACCCTTTTCGAAAAAGCGGCCGCTTATGGTTATCACGTCTGCCAAAATCACCCCTTCGTGGATGGCAACAAACGCGTCGCCTTTGTTCTGATGGACCTCTTTCTGCAAAACAACGGCTGGACACTCACGGCCTCCGAAGAGGACGCCTATACCGTGATGATCAACCTGGCCGATGGCCGCCTCAGCAAACAGTCCCTCGCCAAATGGTTGAAGACCCGTTCCACAAAAACCTCAGGATAA
- a CDS encoding AbrB/MazE/SpoVT family DNA-binding domain-containing protein, with product MLKTAVRRVGNSLGITLPKTVVETYHLHEGDELHLIETADGVMLTPFSPRFAEWAKAYEKTHKRYRNTLRALAK from the coding sequence ATGTTGAAGACCGCTGTCCGCCGGGTTGGAAACAGTCTCGGGATTACCCTTCCAAAAACCGTCGTCGAAACTTACCATTTGCACGAAGGCGATGAACTTCATCTGATCGAGACCGCGGATGGGGTCATGCTGACTCCCTTCAGCCCCCGGTTTGCCGAGTGGGCCAAGGCCTACGAGAAGACCCACAAACGGTACCGCAATACCCTGCGAGCCCTGGCAAAGTAA
- a CDS encoding putative toxin-antitoxin system toxin component, PIN family — protein sequence MRVFLDTNVLVSAFATRGLCADVVRHVLSEHELIVGEVVLDELCRVLRDRIKLPPEFILAVEEFLREQEVVPKPRQPSELPRRDPSDRWVLASALEARVDVLVTGDRDLLEVAPQTPLTIVDPRGYWSLLLKQRPKK from the coding sequence GTGAGAGTATTTCTGGATACCAATGTCCTGGTCAGCGCCTTCGCGACCCGCGGGTTGTGTGCCGACGTTGTCAGACACGTCCTCTCGGAACACGAATTGATTGTGGGCGAAGTCGTTCTTGACGAGCTGTGTCGCGTCCTCCGTGACCGAATCAAGCTCCCGCCTGAGTTCATCCTTGCAGTGGAAGAGTTCCTGCGCGAGCAGGAGGTTGTTCCGAAACCGCGGCAACCCTCCGAGCTGCCCCGACGGGATCCAAGCGACCGCTGGGTGTTGGCATCCGCTCTCGAGGCAAGGGTCGACGTGCTGGTCACCGGGGACCGGGATTTGCTCGAAGTCGCGCCCCAAACTCCTCTGACCATTGTGGACCCACGGGGCTACTGGTCTCTGCTTCTCAAGCAACGCCCAAAAAAGTAA
- a CDS encoding ribbon-helix-helix protein, CopG family, producing the protein MRPALTIRLDNDLDRLLNRICDETGRTRSDVVREALRRQLSLLRFEQLRRKILPFAEARGFLMDEDVARKVS; encoded by the coding sequence ATGAGACCTGCTCTTACAATCCGCCTCGATAACGACCTTGACCGTCTTCTCAACCGCATCTGCGATGAAACCGGAAGGACGCGGAGCGACGTGGTTCGCGAGGCGTTACGCCGACAACTGTCGCTGCTCCGCTTTGAGCAACTACGCCGGAAGATCCTACCCTTCGCCGAAGCCCGCGGCTTTCTGATGGACGAGGACGTTGCGCGAAAGGTGTCGTGA
- a CDS encoding type II toxin-antitoxin system Phd/YefM family antitoxin codes for MTVLKASNARARLYRLIDEAASSHRPVLITGKRNNAILVSEEDWSSIQETLYLLSIPGMRKFIVEGLKTPLSKCARELKW; via the coding sequence ATGACCGTTCTTAAAGCCAGCAATGCTCGAGCCCGGCTGTATCGACTTATAGATGAGGCGGCTTCTTCGCATCGGCCGGTGCTCATCACCGGTAAGCGAAATAACGCCATCCTGGTTTCCGAGGAAGACTGGAGTTCCATTCAAGAAACACTGTATTTGCTTTCTATTCCAGGGATGCGCAAGTTCATCGTGGAAGGTTTGAAGACCCCCCTCTCCAAGTGTGCTCGGGAGCTCAAATGGTGA
- a CDS encoding Txe/YoeB family addiction module toxin: MVKWKLVYTRQALKDAKRISAADLKEQVIELLRIVEADPFQVPPPYEKLMGDLTGAYSRRINVQHRLVYQVFKKERVVKIIRLWTHYE, encoded by the coding sequence ATGGTGAAGTGGAAACTGGTTTACACTCGGCAAGCGCTCAAAGACGCCAAGAGAATCTCCGCCGCCGATCTCAAGGAACAAGTAATAGAGCTGTTGAGAATTGTGGAGGCAGATCCGTTCCAGGTTCCACCCCCCTATGAAAAGCTGATGGGTGATCTGACAGGCGCTTATTCGAGACGAATCAACGTCCAACATCGTTTAGTCTATCAGGTATTCAAGAAGGAAAGAGTGGTCAAGATTATTCGCCTGTGGACCCATTACGAATAA
- a CDS encoding BrnT family toxin: MPDFSEMTGFEWDDANRLKNWERLQVAWWECEEVFFHKPFYVIRDMAHSQKEERYFALGRTKAGRPLFLAFTLRGSRIRVISARDMSRRERTIYDEKAKKNSAV, from the coding sequence ATGCCCGATTTCTCAGAAATGACTGGGTTTGAATGGGACGACGCCAACCGTTTAAAGAATTGGGAGCGCCTCCAAGTGGCGTGGTGGGAATGTGAAGAAGTCTTCTTTCATAAGCCATTTTACGTGATTCGGGATATGGCCCATTCACAAAAGGAGGAGCGCTATTTTGCACTCGGTCGGACAAAGGCAGGCCGCCCGCTCTTCCTGGCCTTCACATTGCGGGGGAGCCGGATCCGCGTGATCTCAGCTCGGGACATGTCCAGAAGAGAGAGAACAATCTACGATGAAAAAGCTAAAAAGAATTCCGCAGTTTAG
- a CDS encoding BrnA antitoxin family protein, with translation MKKLKRIPQFRSEEQVREFWARNDSADFVDYSKAKQPSFPNLKTTSRAISIRLPESLIENIKMLANREDVPYQSMMKMLLSEKVQEALESRRRKKAAV, from the coding sequence ATGAAAAAGCTAAAAAGAATTCCGCAGTTTAGATCAGAGGAGCAGGTGCGGGAGTTCTGGGCACGGAACGATTCAGCCGACTTTGTCGACTATTCCAAAGCTAAGCAGCCGTCATTCCCCAACCTCAAGACGACGAGCCGAGCCATTTCCATTCGCCTTCCTGAATCTCTGATCGAGAACATCAAAATGCTCGCGAACCGCGAAGACGTTCCCTATCAATCGATGATGAAAATGTTACTTTCGGAAAAAGTTCAAGAAGCGCTCGAATCGAGACGACGCAAGAAAGCTGCTGTCTAA
- a CDS encoding DUF3224 domain-containing protein, whose protein sequence is MKNVANSRFTIKSWDEKPYSEGQDLPKLTRAAVTKTFIGDIAGEGHVEYLMMYRSDGSATFIGLERVVGHLAGKAGSFVLQRTGIFENGVAKESYSVIPGSGTGELRSLRGEGVSAAGHGTEHPLTLTYELG, encoded by the coding sequence ATGAAGAACGTAGCGAATTCCCGATTCACCATCAAAAGCTGGGACGAGAAGCCTTATAGTGAGGGTCAGGACCTCCCCAAACTGACTCGAGCCGCCGTCACAAAAACGTTCATAGGCGATATTGCAGGGGAGGGGCATGTCGAATACTTGATGATGTACCGGAGCGACGGCTCGGCCACGTTCATCGGCCTCGAGCGCGTTGTCGGGCACCTTGCCGGGAAAGCGGGCAGCTTCGTGCTCCAACGCACGGGGATATTCGAGAACGGCGTGGCGAAGGAGTCCTATTCCGTCATCCCCGGCTCCGGTACGGGCGAGCTTCGGAGCCTGCGCGGCGAGGGAGTGTCGGCCGCGGGGCACGGGACTGAGCATCCTCTAACTCTGACCTATGAGTTGGGCTAG
- a CDS encoding class I SAM-dependent methyltransferase, which translates to MTDTGRGAHRTCICPWWLMYLFDHRLRRLFQPTDPVIKSLVGSGYSCLDIGCGMGYFTIPLAQLVGPTGHVTAVDLQPGMLQGAARRAQREGVVDRISLRLSTDSDWPIPQHYDFILAFWMLHEVPDQKCFLGTLRKILKTTGSFLLVEPRLHVRERQWEESLALAEAVGFRSRAPQSVKFSRAAILR; encoded by the coding sequence ATGACAGACACCGGGCGCGGGGCGCATCGGACGTGCATCTGCCCCTGGTGGCTGATGTACCTTTTCGATCACCGCCTGCGTCGGCTCTTCCAGCCGACGGATCCCGTAATCAAGTCGCTGGTCGGATCTGGCTACTCGTGTCTCGACATCGGGTGCGGCATGGGGTACTTCACGATTCCCTTGGCGCAGTTAGTGGGCCCGACTGGCCATGTGACCGCGGTTGACCTTCAGCCCGGGATGTTGCAGGGGGCAGCGAGACGCGCGCAGCGCGAAGGCGTAGTCGATCGGATCTCCTTGCGCCTTTCAACCGATTCGGATTGGCCGATCCCACAGCACTACGACTTCATCCTGGCGTTCTGGATGCTGCACGAGGTGCCGGACCAGAAGTGCTTTCTCGGAACCCTCCGGAAGATCTTGAAGACGACCGGATCTTTCCTCCTCGTTGAGCCGCGGCTCCACGTTCGGGAGCGGCAGTGGGAAGAGTCGCTCGCTCTTGCAGAGGCTGTCGGATTCCGTTCGCGCGCGCCGCAGTCAGTGAAGTTCAGTCGTGCTGCGATCCTACGTTGA